From Streptomyces yatensis, one genomic window encodes:
- a CDS encoding sigma-70 family RNA polymerase sigma factor — MTERTTPDDALMRALYAEHAGPLLAFVLRLVAGDRHRAEDVVQETLLRAWRNADQLQRSGGSVRPWLVTVARRIVIDGHRQRRARPHEVDAAPLHAMPAADDIDRALRQMTISDALNDLTDAHRAALVETYFKGRTVSEAAEVLGVPAGTVRSRVFYALRSLKLSLEERGVTA, encoded by the coding sequence GTGACCGAGAGGACGACACCGGACGACGCGCTCATGCGCGCGCTCTACGCGGAGCACGCAGGCCCGCTTCTCGCCTTCGTCCTGCGCCTGGTCGCGGGCGACCGGCATCGTGCCGAGGACGTGGTCCAGGAAACCTTGCTCCGGGCCTGGCGCAACGCCGACCAACTCCAGCGCTCCGGCGGGTCGGTACGCCCCTGGCTGGTGACCGTGGCCCGCCGCATCGTCATCGACGGCCACCGTCAGCGCCGGGCACGTCCCCATGAAGTGGACGCGGCACCGCTCCACGCGATGCCCGCCGCGGACGACATCGACCGCGCATTGCGCCAGATGACCATTTCCGATGCGTTGAATGACCTCACCGATGCACATAGAGCGGCCCTCGTGGAGACATACTTCAAGGGACGGACGGTGAGTGAGGCGGCCGAAGTGCTGGGCGTTCCCGCCGGGACGGTACGGTCCCGGGTCTTCTACGCGCTGCGCTCCCTGAAGCTCTCGCTCGAGGAACGGGGGGTTACGGCATGA
- a CDS encoding anti-sigma factor family protein, with amino-acid sequence MMPAADDQQHTAVGAYALGVLDPADAARFEDHLIGCERCAAELDELMGLPPLLAEYATAADGTALPDPSVVTARPGPELLDRLLDDVTVSRKAAGRRRLYLVAAAAVLIVGGPLAGAALTASSDDGKTQAVASTSQQVYDQGKKFGAVDPVTKVDASVSLQQKGWGTSVALKLGNLKGPRTCDLVAIGKDGHEETITTWAVPTSGYGITDGDGSRWSKEPLYAQGGAAMNTDEIERFEVRTLDGQRLAEVRL; translated from the coding sequence ATGATGCCGGCAGCGGACGACCAGCAGCACACCGCGGTCGGCGCCTATGCGCTCGGAGTGCTCGACCCCGCGGACGCGGCGCGCTTCGAGGATCACCTCATCGGGTGCGAGCGGTGCGCCGCCGAGCTCGACGAGCTGATGGGCCTGCCGCCCCTGCTGGCCGAGTACGCCACCGCCGCCGACGGCACGGCGCTCCCGGACCCGTCGGTGGTCACCGCCCGCCCCGGGCCCGAACTGCTCGACCGGCTCCTGGACGACGTCACCGTCAGCCGCAAGGCAGCCGGCAGAAGGCGGCTCTACCTCGTCGCCGCGGCCGCCGTCCTCATCGTCGGCGGCCCGCTCGCGGGCGCGGCGCTCACCGCGAGCTCCGACGACGGGAAGACCCAGGCGGTGGCCTCCACCTCGCAGCAGGTCTACGACCAGGGGAAGAAGTTCGGCGCGGTGGACCCGGTCACCAAGGTGGACGCGTCCGTCTCGCTGCAGCAGAAGGGCTGGGGCACCTCCGTCGCCCTCAAGCTGGGCAACCTCAAGGGGCCGCGCACCTGCGACCTGGTGGCCATCGGCAAGGACGGCCACGAGGAGACCATCACCACCTGGGCCGTGCCCACATCGGGCTACGGCATCACGGACGGGGACGGCTCGCGCTGGAGCAAGGAGCCGCTCTACGCCCAGGGCGGCGCCGCCATGAACACCGACGAGATCGAGCGGTTCGAGGTCCGCACGCTGGACGGCCAGCGGCTGGCCGAGGTCAGGCTCTGA